A region of the Syntrophales bacterium genome:
GAGGAGTCGGGAAAAAGAACCTCCAGAGGTTTCCAGCCTGGAACAGGGAAATTGCATGAAGCAACACGAGTTCCTGGACGAAGCTCTTTGTCCAGCTTTTTAGCCAAACGCTCCATTACATCTGGAAAGAGGTAGCAAAAAACTACATTCGCATCACCAATATCTGCTTTCCAAAAGTTTCCCCACCTGACCCGGATTCCCTCGATCCCAAAATTTCGAATTCTGGCAATTAAATAAGCCATGAAATTGATCTCAAATCCCAGAGCCATAACACCGTAGCGCCTTCTTGCTGCCCGAAGGACTCTGCCATCTCCACAACCTATATCTACAAGAAGGTCACTGGCATTCATAGAAACAGCATCGAGAAAGGTT
Encoded here:
- a CDS encoding class I SAM-dependent methyltransferase translates to MGWILATLILMCGLFAIKLLYVLATLSVHPITQGAMFVPTANIRIRTFLDAVSMNASDLLVDIGCGDGRVLRAARRRYGVMALGFEINFMAYLIARIRNFGIEGIRVRWGNFWKADIGDANVVFCYLFPDVMERLAKKLDKELRPGTRVASCNFPVPGWKPLEVLFPDSSLHGDRSLFIILGHIFHK